A single window of Nicotiana sylvestris chromosome 5, ASM39365v2, whole genome shotgun sequence DNA harbors:
- the LOC104246248 gene encoding uncharacterized protein isoform X2 yields MEKAKQVFGSSSSSSSFTNDLFGPKEPTKSSLFGSVFGPHSTGLVGKDSIHSGLRGLSRVQDPGNQSFGNAKYGTSENGSQRSRGDIKNSMYQNETTEPCHLSSSIYYGGQDVYYPTTQTSGYQNTVSIVEEKWRR; encoded by the exons ATGGAGAAAGCAAAGCAAGTATTtggttcatcttcttcctcttcttcctttacCAACGATCTGTTTGGTCCCAAAGAGCCGACAAAATCGTCGCTCTTTGGTTCCGTTTTTGGCCCTCATTCCACG GGACTAGTTGGAAAGGATTCCATTCACTCTGGACTTAGAGGTTTATCAAGAGTCCAAGATCCAGGAAACCAGTCATTTGGCAATGCAAAATATGGAACTTCag AAAATGGGTCTCAAAGAAGCAGGGGAGACATCAAGAATTCCATGTATCAGAATGAAACAACAGAACCATGCCATTTGAGCTCATCTATATACTATGGTGGTCAAGATGTTTATTATCCAACTACTCAGACATCTGGCTACCAGAATACTGTAAGTATAG TTGAAGAAAAATGGAGAAGATGA
- the LOC104246248 gene encoding uncharacterized protein isoform X1 yields the protein MEKAKQVFGSSSSSSSFTNDLFGPKEPTKSSLFGSVFGPHSTGLVGKDSIHSGLRGLSRVQDPGNQSFGNAKYGTSENGSQRSRGDIKNSMYQNETTEPCHLSSSIYYGGQDVYYPTTQTSGYQNTLKKNGEDDDQNANNSNCASRGNWWQGSLYY from the exons ATGGAGAAAGCAAAGCAAGTATTtggttcatcttcttcctcttcttcctttacCAACGATCTGTTTGGTCCCAAAGAGCCGACAAAATCGTCGCTCTTTGGTTCCGTTTTTGGCCCTCATTCCACG GGACTAGTTGGAAAGGATTCCATTCACTCTGGACTTAGAGGTTTATCAAGAGTCCAAGATCCAGGAAACCAGTCATTTGGCAATGCAAAATATGGAACTTCag AAAATGGGTCTCAAAGAAGCAGGGGAGACATCAAGAATTCCATGTATCAGAATGAAACAACAGAACCATGCCATTTGAGCTCATCTATATACTATGGTGGTCAAGATGTTTATTATCCAACTACTCAGACATCTGGCTACCAGAATACT TTGAAGAAAAATGGAGAAGATGATGatcaaaatgcaaacaattcaaACTGTGCTTCAAGAGGAAATTGGTGGCAag GATCACTGTACTATTGA